A region from the Natronorubrum halophilum genome encodes:
- a CDS encoding ArsR/SmtB family transcription factor: MSEREISPNDRTEARKRVDSELLEDALDLERETNRLSVMGEPTRFTILYLLAEEGQVRSGELAQLLDRRQNDLYHHLNALEDAGLVGKFRDGGSRVYELSPLAEGFVPQVLDAVRARARAV; encoded by the coding sequence ATGAGCGAACGCGAAATCTCACCGAACGACCGAACGGAGGCACGAAAGCGCGTCGACTCGGAACTGCTCGAGGACGCACTCGACCTCGAGCGAGAGACGAACCGGCTGTCGGTGATGGGTGAGCCCACGCGATTTACGATCCTCTACTTGCTCGCCGAGGAGGGGCAAGTCAGAAGCGGCGAGCTGGCACAACTACTCGATCGTCGGCAAAACGACCTCTATCACCACCTCAACGCGCTCGAGGATGCGGGGTTAGTCGGGAAGTTCCGCGACGGTGGGAGTCGCGTCTACGAGCTGTCGCCCCTGGCAGAGGGGTTCGTCCCGCAGGTGCTCGATGCCGTTCGGGCTCGAGCCAGAGCCGTCTGA
- a CDS encoding ABC transporter substrate-binding protein: MAGTASLVGLAGCSTDSGGDTLEVLHGWTGGDGAEAADALFGAFEEAHSDVEYDNKPIGGGGNENLDNTVATRLQGSNPPSSFAGWPGANLEQYGDAVGDIESEVWDEADLKDAHVEEAVELCEYNGGFSAVPIGSHRLNDLFYNVGVLEDAGVDPESLDSVDALIDALDTVESETDATPLAMSLEPWCILQTWAQTMLGEHGYDAYTSFIEGDGDESAVRDTFEKLEEILDNYINSDADTVEFTEVNQDIMSGDAAFIHQGNWVAGAYLAEDLEYGTDWDAVRFPGTEDYYTLHIDSFIYPSDNPTPEDTATWLQFVGSEEAQVAFNQYKGSIPTLTDVSTDEFNDYLTNTIDDFDSASEKPPTLAHGLAVDTTTQSDLEEVLNNNFAKPYNVDDATEGFMNNV, translated from the coding sequence GTGGCAGGAACGGCGAGCCTCGTCGGTCTCGCAGGATGTTCGACCGATAGCGGTGGCGACACGCTCGAGGTTCTGCACGGCTGGACCGGCGGCGACGGTGCCGAGGCCGCCGACGCGCTCTTCGGCGCGTTCGAAGAAGCGCACTCGGACGTCGAGTACGACAATAAGCCGATCGGCGGCGGCGGTAACGAGAATCTCGATAATACGGTCGCTACCCGCCTTCAAGGGAGCAACCCGCCGAGTTCGTTCGCCGGATGGCCCGGCGCGAACTTAGAGCAGTACGGGGACGCTGTCGGCGACATCGAGTCCGAGGTCTGGGACGAGGCCGACCTGAAGGACGCCCACGTCGAGGAAGCGGTCGAACTCTGCGAGTACAACGGCGGCTTCTCGGCGGTCCCGATCGGCTCTCACCGCCTGAACGACCTCTTTTACAACGTCGGCGTCCTCGAGGACGCCGGCGTCGATCCGGAATCGCTGGACAGCGTTGATGCGCTGATCGACGCACTGGACACCGTGGAGTCGGAGACCGACGCGACGCCGCTTGCGATGTCGCTCGAGCCGTGGTGTATCCTCCAGACGTGGGCGCAGACGATGCTGGGCGAACACGGGTACGACGCCTACACGAGTTTCATTGAGGGCGACGGCGACGAGAGCGCCGTCCGCGATACGTTCGAGAAACTCGAGGAGATCCTCGATAACTACATCAACTCCGACGCGGATACCGTCGAGTTCACCGAAGTCAATCAGGACATCATGAGCGGCGACGCCGCGTTCATCCACCAGGGTAACTGGGTCGCCGGCGCATACCTCGCGGAGGACCTCGAGTACGGCACGGACTGGGACGCGGTTCGGTTCCCCGGGACGGAAGACTACTACACCCTCCACATCGACTCGTTCATCTACCCGAGCGACAATCCGACGCCCGAGGATACCGCGACCTGGCTGCAGTTCGTCGGATCCGAGGAAGCGCAGGTCGCGTTCAACCAGTACAAGGGATCGATCCCGACGCTGACGGACGTGTCGACCGACGAGTTCAACGACTACCTCACGAACACGATCGATGACTTCGACAGCGCTTCGGAGAAGCCGCCGACGCTCGCGCACGGACTCGCCGTTGACACGACGACGCAGTCCGACCTCGAGGAGGTACTCAATAACAACTTCGCGAAACCCTACAACGTGGACGATGCGACGGAAGGCTTCATGAACAACGTTTAA
- a CDS encoding histidine kinase N-terminal 7TM domain-containing protein yields MASYYPALQWTPHTPVLVASFVVCTALTFAGWRYRNQSAAFPFTVMMLGCALYTGTVIVEFSVVGLESTLFWARLQYLGWVVITPAAFVFVLSYTGRNRWVTLKLFAALAVVPVVTLLLVFSPLASDLIFQNPRMVDNGGIAYLAYDAGPWYVADGLYNNVVIALGFVLLVRTYFRTTIGQRDQVGVLVIGLLPYVTLVPFYYHVGPAVFDFGTPYEIEPFLFTFTGSIFAWALYKYQFLESVPVPFELLLEATPNGIFAVDNESRITEFNRTACEYLDMTEPIIGQPLATLSEPAERVDAIIADEREPELRIGNDVYHVSASQLTDSQGVEHGRMVVIQDVTERVQYDRLLERHNEQLETLNQMLRHDIRNDTMVALGWSEVLAELVEETPLEEETVPLLDYIDTSIRHITDLTKIASELSQPLERPGDDWNRSIPLQQVLKQEVEKAAEAFPDAVFTLEDPPDIEVTADRALASAVSNVLRNAVLHNDKEIPRVDISVDVDGDRVSVRIADNGPGIPPEMRERIFERGVKGKQSGGTGLGLHLVQTFMTWYDGSIEVEDNDPTGTVFTIELPVVE; encoded by the coding sequence ATGGCCAGCTATTATCCGGCACTACAGTGGACGCCCCACACGCCGGTACTCGTCGCGTCGTTTGTGGTCTGTACCGCACTCACGTTCGCTGGCTGGCGGTACCGTAACCAATCGGCCGCGTTTCCGTTTACCGTGATGATGCTCGGCTGCGCGTTGTATACTGGAACCGTCATCGTCGAATTTTCGGTCGTTGGCCTGGAGTCGACCCTGTTCTGGGCGCGACTGCAGTATCTCGGATGGGTGGTAATCACGCCGGCCGCATTCGTGTTCGTCCTCAGCTACACCGGTCGGAATCGTTGGGTGACGCTGAAACTGTTCGCGGCGCTGGCGGTCGTCCCGGTGGTCACCCTCTTACTCGTCTTTTCTCCGCTGGCTTCCGACCTCATCTTTCAGAATCCGCGGATGGTCGACAACGGTGGTATCGCGTACCTAGCCTACGATGCCGGACCGTGGTACGTCGCCGACGGCCTGTACAACAACGTCGTTATCGCGCTCGGATTCGTCCTGCTGGTGCGAACGTACTTTCGAACGACGATCGGTCAACGGGATCAGGTCGGGGTACTCGTAATTGGCTTACTACCGTACGTAACCCTCGTTCCGTTCTACTATCACGTTGGACCTGCCGTATTCGACTTCGGAACACCGTACGAGATCGAGCCGTTCTTGTTCACGTTTACGGGATCGATCTTCGCGTGGGCGCTGTACAAATACCAGTTTCTCGAGAGCGTTCCCGTCCCCTTCGAGTTGCTGCTCGAGGCCACGCCGAACGGGATTTTCGCCGTCGACAACGAGAGTCGCATCACCGAGTTCAATCGGACCGCATGCGAGTACTTGGACATGACCGAACCGATCATCGGACAACCGCTGGCGACGCTCTCCGAACCGGCCGAGCGGGTCGACGCAATCATCGCGGACGAACGGGAGCCCGAGTTACGGATCGGCAACGACGTGTATCACGTGTCGGCGTCCCAGCTCACCGACTCGCAGGGCGTCGAGCACGGGCGAATGGTGGTTATCCAGGACGTCACCGAGCGCGTACAGTACGATCGGCTGCTGGAGCGTCACAACGAGCAACTCGAGACGCTAAACCAGATGCTTCGCCACGACATTCGAAACGACACGATGGTCGCGCTCGGCTGGAGCGAAGTCCTGGCCGAACTCGTCGAAGAGACGCCGCTCGAGGAGGAGACGGTACCCCTTCTCGACTACATCGACACGTCCATCAGGCATATCACCGATCTCACGAAGATCGCATCGGAGCTCTCACAGCCCCTCGAGCGACCGGGAGACGATTGGAACCGCTCGATTCCGCTCCAACAGGTGCTCAAACAGGAGGTCGAGAAGGCAGCCGAAGCGTTTCCAGACGCCGTGTTCACGCTCGAGGACCCGCCGGACATCGAGGTTACCGCCGACAGGGCGCTCGCGTCCGCGGTCAGCAACGTGCTTCGAAACGCGGTACTACACAACGACAAGGAAATCCCGAGGGTCGACATCTCCGTCGACGTCGACGGCGACCGCGTGAGCGTTCGGATCGCGGATAACGGCCCGGGAATTCCGCCGGAGATGCGAGAGCGGATCTTCGAACGCGGGGTAAAGGGCAAACAGAGCGGCGGCACCGGACTCGGATTACACCTGGTTCAGACGTTCATGACCTGGTACGACGGGTCGATCGAAGTCGAAGACAACGACCCGACTGGAACGGTATTCACAATCGAACTGCCGGTCGTAGAGTAG
- a CDS encoding DUF7344 domain-containing protein, whose amino-acid sequence MSNSAGSGRSTDARDEVFGALADGVRRELLRIVRERSPAGIAKTDLAFELAAVLADKPLVAVSDDEYQRALVDCHHRTLPALLDVGLLEETEAGTVVATDHRAFADPEIEAVVSDRGADYGADLDAVLAALADARRRTVLSELETQSQPLSTETLARAVAAREAGTTVRDVSEDRVEAVVTSLVHIHLPRLQDAGLIGYDAEVDSVSADGDRLPWAGWFEDEHERGRSLGNRAATS is encoded by the coding sequence ATGAGTAATTCAGCTGGCAGCGGACGATCGACGGACGCTCGAGACGAGGTCTTCGGTGCGCTTGCGGACGGTGTTCGCCGTGAACTCCTTCGGATCGTTCGCGAGCGATCGCCGGCGGGCATCGCGAAAACGGATCTCGCGTTCGAGCTCGCCGCAGTGCTCGCGGACAAACCGCTCGTTGCGGTCAGCGACGACGAGTACCAGCGCGCACTCGTCGACTGCCATCACCGAACGCTGCCCGCGTTGCTCGACGTCGGCCTTCTCGAGGAAACCGAGGCGGGAACGGTCGTGGCGACCGACCATCGGGCGTTCGCGGATCCCGAAATCGAAGCCGTCGTTTCGGATCGGGGAGCCGATTACGGTGCCGATCTCGATGCGGTACTCGCGGCACTCGCCGACGCTCGACGGCGGACCGTTCTCTCGGAACTCGAAACGCAATCCCAGCCGCTTTCGACCGAAACGCTCGCTCGAGCGGTCGCGGCCCGCGAGGCAGGAACGACCGTTCGCGACGTCTCCGAGGATCGCGTCGAGGCGGTTGTCACGTCGCTCGTCCACATCCATTTGCCCCGGCTACAGGATGCCGGACTGATCGGCTACGACGCCGAGGTGGACAGCGTTTCCGCCGACGGTGATCGTCTCCCGTGGGCCGGCTGGTTCGAGGACGAGCACGAACGCGGCCGGTCGCTCGGAAACCGCGCTGCGACGTCGTGA
- a CDS encoding tyrosine-type recombinase/integrase, producing MSEGQQTPNTVEYFLQDIEHHGRNERTATAYERVLSDYEEFLLERFEKTPPEASYRDCMAWVHELRSTHSESTVATYSSYLNRFYSYLERVGHTDENPMTVVLEEMNESIESNPTRRDVTLAEMRSFVSEVRHPLHQALVVTLLKTGIRAGELCNLDLIDVNLEHEARTWQPRAHIAGRPDSLFIATEHSYGRESGGERRTASNKRKRETVIPIDEELKAVLVRWLAVRPDTASSGPSTTATEPLFVGTADSWGERLTPNVVHHVVEQYARERGWYRTGGGAAENVTPHYFRHFFTTHLRDRTGDRGIVQYLRGDVASDVIDTYTHNWGDRVRQTYLEHIYSVAE from the coding sequence ATGAGTGAGGGTCAGCAGACGCCGAATACGGTCGAGTACTTCCTCCAGGACATCGAACACCACGGTCGGAACGAACGAACCGCGACGGCCTACGAGCGGGTGCTCTCGGACTACGAGGAGTTCCTCCTCGAGCGCTTCGAGAAGACTCCGCCGGAGGCGAGTTACCGCGACTGTATGGCGTGGGTGCACGAGCTTCGATCCACGCATTCGGAGAGCACCGTCGCGACGTACTCGTCGTATCTCAACCGGTTTTACAGCTATCTCGAGCGAGTCGGTCACACCGACGAGAACCCGATGACCGTCGTTCTAGAGGAGATGAACGAGTCCATCGAGTCGAACCCGACGCGGCGTGACGTGACGTTGGCGGAAATGCGATCGTTCGTCAGTGAGGTTCGACATCCGCTGCACCAAGCGCTCGTGGTTACGCTGCTGAAAACCGGAATCAGGGCGGGAGAGCTCTGTAACCTGGATCTGATCGACGTGAACCTCGAGCACGAGGCCCGGACGTGGCAGCCGCGGGCGCACATCGCGGGCCGCCCGGACTCGCTGTTTATCGCGACCGAACACAGCTACGGACGCGAATCCGGCGGCGAACGACGAACGGCGTCGAACAAACGGAAACGGGAGACCGTGATTCCGATCGACGAGGAACTGAAAGCCGTACTGGTTCGGTGGCTCGCCGTGCGGCCGGATACGGCCTCGAGCGGGCCGTCGACTACCGCGACGGAGCCGCTGTTCGTCGGAACGGCCGATAGCTGGGGCGAACGGCTGACGCCGAACGTCGTCCACCACGTGGTCGAACAGTACGCGAGGGAACGGGGGTGGTATCGGACAGGGGGCGGAGCAGCCGAAAACGTCACCCCGCACTACTTCCGGCACTTCTTCACCACCCACCTTCGCGATCGGACGGGAGACCGCGGTATCGTCCAGTATCTCCGGGGCGATGTCGCCAGCGACGTGATCGACACCTACACCCACAACTGGGGGGACCGGGTTCGGCAAACGTACCTCGAACACATCTACTCCGTGGCCGAGTAA
- a CDS encoding HVO_2901 family zinc finger protein, producing the protein MHTCRNCNQSFQTELALELHRDTCKKGQLFCQVCGDRFREGDATQDGWHYECPSDDCEGDGLQEDLYRVDDVRTATH; encoded by the coding sequence ATGCACACCTGTCGCAACTGCAACCAGTCTTTCCAGACCGAACTCGCCCTCGAGTTACACCGAGATACGTGCAAAAAGGGACAGCTTTTCTGCCAGGTCTGTGGCGACCGATTCCGGGAGGGCGATGCGACGCAGGACGGCTGGCACTACGAATGTCCGAGCGACGACTGCGAGGGCGATGGACTGCAGGAAGATCTGTATCGAGTCGACGACGTCCGAACGGCGACGCACTGA
- a CDS encoding DUF5805 domain-containing protein — translation MADDDRVAVKTYVPRHQKEVWQAQADELEMSQSEFVRTMVQAGRTNFEIPAIDSTAETTASPGTEANDDFADRILEVLQRTDALGWDGLVDALVDDVEAELDDELQRLQDENRVRYSGREGGYVVTNDE, via the coding sequence ATGGCCGACGATGATCGAGTCGCCGTGAAAACGTACGTTCCCCGACACCAAAAGGAGGTCTGGCAAGCGCAGGCGGACGAACTCGAGATGAGCCAAAGCGAGTTCGTCAGAACGATGGTCCAGGCCGGGCGGACGAACTTCGAGATTCCCGCGATCGATTCCACCGCGGAGACGACAGCCAGCCCCGGAACCGAAGCGAACGACGACTTCGCCGACCGAATTCTCGAGGTCCTCCAGCGAACGGACGCCCTCGGCTGGGACGGACTCGTCGACGCACTGGTCGACGACGTCGAGGCGGAACTCGACGACGAACTGCAACGACTGCAGGACGAGAATCGGGTCCGATACAGCGGACGCGAGGGGGGCTACGTGGTGACGAACGATGAGTGA
- a CDS encoding class II fumarate hydratase encodes MSEDYRLERDSLGEMQVPKDAYWGAQTQRAIQNFPISGISFGRRFIRALGVVKKAAAQANRDLGLVEEAEAEAIIEAADEVIAGEHDDQFPVDVFQTGSGTSSNMNANEVIANRAAEIMGSEIGDRTVHPNDHVNYGQSSNDVIPTAMHVASLEAVEKDVIPALDTLREALERKEEEFDDVVKTGRTHLQDATPVTLGQEFGGYRTQVEKGLGRVDNVREHLAELALGGTAVGTGLNTHEEFPGRAAEYITKETGVQFREADNHFEAQAAHDAMSEAHGALRVIAGSLNKIANDLRLLASGPRNGLGEVEQPENQPGSSIMPGKINPVVAEAVNQVHKQVVGNDAAVSAGAAEGQIDLNLYKPVLAHNFLESAELISNSSQVFAERFVDPLEANAEYCEERVEESMAMATSLNVHIGYDKASEVAKTALKEGKTVREVVLEKGYLDEVEADEVLDPRKMTERGILGQDD; translated from the coding sequence ATGAGCGAGGACTACAGACTCGAACGCGACAGTCTCGGCGAGATGCAGGTACCGAAAGACGCCTACTGGGGTGCACAGACCCAGCGGGCGATCCAGAACTTCCCCATCTCGGGTATCTCCTTCGGCCGACGGTTCATTCGCGCGCTCGGCGTCGTCAAAAAGGCCGCCGCGCAGGCCAACCGCGACCTCGGCCTCGTCGAGGAGGCCGAGGCCGAGGCGATCATCGAGGCCGCCGACGAGGTCATCGCCGGCGAGCACGACGACCAGTTCCCGGTCGACGTCTTCCAGACCGGCTCCGGAACGTCCTCGAACATGAACGCCAACGAGGTCATCGCAAACCGCGCGGCCGAAATCATGGGCAGCGAAATCGGCGACCGCACCGTCCACCCCAACGACCACGTCAACTACGGCCAATCGAGCAACGACGTCATCCCCACCGCGATGCACGTCGCCTCCCTCGAGGCCGTCGAGAAGGACGTCATCCCGGCACTCGACACGCTCCGCGAGGCGCTCGAGCGCAAAGAGGAGGAGTTCGACGACGTCGTAAAGACGGGACGAACACACCTTCAGGACGCGACGCCGGTCACCCTCGGCCAGGAGTTCGGCGGCTACCGAACGCAGGTCGAGAAGGGACTCGGCCGCGTCGACAACGTCCGCGAACACCTCGCGGAACTCGCTCTCGGCGGCACCGCGGTCGGCACCGGACTCAATACGCACGAGGAGTTCCCCGGCCGCGCCGCCGAGTACATCACGAAAGAGACCGGCGTCCAGTTCCGCGAGGCGGACAACCACTTCGAGGCCCAGGCCGCCCACGACGCGATGAGCGAGGCCCACGGCGCACTCCGAGTAATTGCGGGCTCGCTGAACAAGATCGCAAACGACCTACGGCTGCTCGCCTCCGGACCGCGCAACGGGCTCGGCGAGGTCGAACAGCCCGAGAACCAGCCCGGTTCTTCGATCATGCCCGGCAAGATCAACCCCGTCGTCGCCGAGGCCGTCAATCAGGTCCACAAACAGGTCGTCGGCAACGACGCTGCCGTTTCCGCCGGTGCGGCGGAAGGTCAGATCGATCTCAACCTCTACAAACCCGTACTGGCCCACAACTTCCTCGAGTCCGCGGAGCTCATCTCGAACTCGAGTCAGGTCTTCGCCGAGCGCTTCGTCGACCCGCTCGAGGCCAACGCGGAGTACTGCGAGGAGCGCGTCGAGGAGTCGATGGCGATGGCCACCTCGCTCAACGTCCACATCGGCTACGATAAGGCCAGCGAGGTCGCCAAGACGGCGCTCAAGGAGGGCAAGACGGTCCGAGAAGTCGTCCTCGAGAAGGGCTACCTCGACGAGGTGGAAGCCGACGAGGTGCTCGATCCCCGGAAGATGACCGAACGCGGGATCCTCGGCCAAGACGACTGA
- a CDS encoding acetamidase/formamidase family protein, translated as MSSDHDAVDHRVSDDDANVHSRWNNDLEPVLTIDPGDVVRFECRDATSGQLGPDSVTADVAELDIDPVHPLTGPIAIDGAGPGDVLQIELLELEHRGWGYTLVLPGAADLGLLFDAFPDPALHVWDLEDDVARFVNGIEVPLDPFPGILGVAPGEEGEHSTFPPRSVGGNMDVKHLTAGSTLSLPVAVEDALFSVGDCHAAQGDGEVCGTGIEAPMSVTCRFDVRSDLSIEQPRFETDGPFTPTGRDEPMFATSGIGDDLREAARTAIRGMIDHLHDERELTREQAYILCSAAVDLKINEVVNAPNWVVSAYLPESIFPENLRR; from the coding sequence ATGTCCAGCGATCACGACGCGGTAGATCATCGAGTGAGTGACGACGACGCGAATGTTCACAGCAGGTGGAACAACGATCTCGAACCGGTACTGACGATCGATCCTGGCGACGTCGTCCGGTTCGAGTGTCGGGACGCCACGAGCGGACAACTCGGTCCCGACTCGGTGACCGCGGACGTCGCCGAACTGGACATCGATCCCGTACACCCCCTGACCGGGCCGATCGCTATCGACGGCGCCGGTCCGGGCGACGTCCTCCAGATCGAACTGTTAGAACTCGAGCACCGCGGGTGGGGATACACCCTGGTTCTTCCGGGGGCAGCGGACCTCGGATTGCTTTTCGACGCGTTTCCAGACCCGGCGTTGCACGTCTGGGATCTCGAGGACGACGTCGCTCGCTTCGTAAACGGGATCGAAGTCCCACTGGATCCGTTCCCCGGTATTCTTGGCGTCGCACCCGGAGAGGAGGGGGAACACAGCACGTTTCCGCCGCGATCCGTCGGGGGCAATATGGATGTCAAACACCTGACGGCGGGATCGACGCTGTCGCTTCCCGTCGCGGTCGAGGACGCACTGTTTAGCGTCGGTGACTGCCACGCCGCCCAGGGAGACGGCGAGGTCTGTGGGACGGGAATCGAGGCTCCGATGTCGGTCACGTGTCGATTCGACGTGCGTTCGGATCTCTCGATCGAGCAGCCGCGCTTCGAGACCGACGGCCCGTTCACGCCGACCGGTCGTGACGAACCGATGTTCGCTACCTCGGGAATCGGCGACGATCTCCGCGAAGCAGCCAGAACGGCCATCCGAGGGATGATCGACCACCTGCACGACGAGCGCGAACTCACCCGCGAACAGGCCTACATCCTCTGTTCGGCGGCCGTCGACCTGAAGATCAACGAGGTAGTCAACGCGCCGAACTGGGTCGTCTCGGCGTATCTCCCGGAGAGCATCTTTCCCGAAAACCTTCGCCGGTAG
- a CDS encoding MBL fold metallo-hydrolase produces MIQSDWGDWLVRDVEDASPDGVAVWYLGCNGFIFKGAAGTTIYIDPYLGLGDPPRTVRMIPVPFDPDDVTEADAVLATHEHSDHVHGESQAPILEATDATFYAPDDSLAAAREDQSWESEWDITDEHFAEVSPDDTLEIGEFTVHVETANDPDATHPVSYVLEHDAGTFFHGGDTKPSDEFERIGEAYDIDLGVLAFGTVGRIPDKETREPKRTRWYNDENQIIEAASALRLERLLPSHWDMWRGLTSDPKVLHHHARSFEYPRRLDLVEIGDRVDL; encoded by the coding sequence ATGATCCAGAGCGACTGGGGAGACTGGCTCGTTCGTGACGTCGAAGACGCCTCGCCCGACGGCGTGGCGGTCTGGTATCTCGGCTGTAACGGATTCATCTTCAAAGGCGCTGCGGGAACGACGATCTACATCGATCCCTATCTCGGCCTGGGCGATCCACCGCGAACCGTCCGAATGATTCCGGTACCGTTCGATCCCGACGACGTTACCGAAGCCGACGCCGTCCTCGCGACGCACGAACATTCCGACCACGTCCACGGCGAGAGTCAGGCCCCCATCCTCGAGGCCACGGACGCAACCTTCTACGCGCCCGACGACAGCCTCGCGGCCGCCCGCGAGGACCAATCGTGGGAATCCGAGTGGGACATCACGGACGAGCACTTCGCCGAGGTCAGCCCGGACGACACCCTCGAAATCGGCGAGTTTACCGTCCACGTCGAGACGGCGAACGATCCCGACGCGACGCACCCGGTGAGCTACGTTCTCGAGCACGACGCGGGCACGTTCTTCCACGGCGGCGATACGAAACCGAGCGACGAGTTCGAACGGATCGGCGAGGCGTACGATATCGACCTCGGCGTTCTCGCTTTCGGTACCGTCGGCCGGATTCCCGACAAAGAGACCCGGGAACCGAAACGAACCCGCTGGTACAACGACGAGAACCAGATCATCGAGGCCGCATCGGCGCTTCGACTCGAGCGACTCCTCCCCAGTCACTGGGATATGTGGCGCGGGCTGACGTCGGATCCGAAAGTACTCCACCACCACGCGCGGAGTTTCGAGTATCCACGACGGCTGGACCTCGTCGAGATCGGCGACCGCGTCGATCTGTAG
- a CDS encoding midas domain-containing protein, with protein sequence MNSTADTDDVIEVSADGLSVRKTFTADEFPVPAIRFEIDSKNDEQVAFRLSEDIPESFPMDKVGFHPDYHSDDWTAFQDNHVEFTGTLEPDEQFVTVYGVRIDDESDAEQFLTEPEIVEVSSEAEHGSDAETLDDDVIGTIVSDDGNQAVKDMIAGDSESVPGLEEEEDADESTADDGDTGSASNQDDLEDEADGLDLDLGDIDPEPEQVDDESEAEDDAPEIDLGFDEDEIPEPDEAVGDGEDDEGEETDLDIDLGVDEDADAADADDADAPEEPLEDADDKSEPEIELDLEAAAAAVDEDAAGEDDTSAEDDATLDDAEQASVDNAADTEPTSTDDSETTETEPEPDVAVDATGADPDAGTDDGDSEPAEPAEAAAATFDGSVATRLATELREDEIDDADLEVLRSELDLEPSGPDIAKLEHLQSRVEEVAAYTDALEQFLEDNGTGKQLLEEVQADLESIEDDVASMDDRVGGTESRLGDVETDLDAVTADVSDVEDDVETVEGDLEDVSTDLVTVEDDLEDVRAEVTDIQEWRNQLGSMFSE encoded by the coding sequence ATGAATAGCACCGCCGACACGGACGACGTGATCGAGGTCAGTGCCGACGGGTTGTCCGTTCGGAAAACGTTCACGGCGGACGAGTTTCCTGTCCCTGCGATCCGATTCGAGATCGACTCGAAAAACGACGAACAGGTGGCATTCCGACTCTCCGAGGACATTCCCGAATCGTTTCCGATGGATAAGGTCGGCTTCCATCCCGACTATCACAGCGACGACTGGACCGCCTTTCAGGACAACCACGTCGAGTTTACCGGCACCCTCGAGCCCGACGAGCAGTTCGTTACGGTTTACGGAGTTCGTATCGACGACGAGAGCGACGCCGAGCAGTTCCTGACGGAGCCGGAGATCGTCGAGGTTAGCTCCGAAGCCGAACACGGCTCGGATGCCGAGACGCTCGACGACGACGTCATCGGCACCATCGTCTCCGACGACGGCAATCAGGCCGTCAAGGACATGATTGCCGGCGACTCGGAGTCCGTCCCGGGCCTCGAGGAAGAGGAGGATGCGGACGAGTCGACCGCGGACGACGGCGATACCGGATCCGCGTCCAATCAGGACGACCTCGAGGACGAAGCCGACGGCCTCGATCTCGATCTCGGCGACATAGATCCCGAACCCGAGCAGGTCGACGACGAATCCGAGGCGGAAGACGACGCGCCGGAGATCGACCTCGGGTTCGACGAGGACGAGATTCCGGAACCCGACGAAGCGGTCGGCGACGGCGAAGACGACGAGGGCGAGGAGACCGACCTCGATATCGACCTCGGGGTCGACGAGGACGCCGACGCCGCCGATGCGGACGACGCTGACGCGCCGGAGGAGCCACTCGAGGACGCGGACGACAAAAGCGAGCCCGAGATCGAACTCGACCTCGAAGCTGCGGCGGCCGCAGTGGACGAAGACGCTGCGGGTGAAGACGACACGAGCGCGGAAGACGATGCGACGCTCGACGACGCCGAGCAGGCGTCGGTCGACAACGCCGCAGATACTGAGCCGACGTCGACCGACGACAGCGAAACAACCGAGACGGAACCCGAACCGGACGTCGCTGTCGATGCGACTGGTGCCGATCCGGACGCCGGAACCGACGACGGCGACAGCGAACCCGCGGAACCCGCGGAGGCCGCGGCGGCGACGTTCGATGGCTCCGTCGCTACTCGGCTCGCGACGGAACTTCGCGAGGACGAGATCGACGACGCGGACCTCGAGGTGTTGCGCTCGGAACTCGACCTCGAGCCGTCGGGTCCCGATATCGCGAAGCTCGAACACCTCCAGTCCCGGGTCGAGGAGGTCGCCGCCTACACCGACGCCCTCGAGCAGTTCCTCGAGGACAACGGCACCGGCAAGCAGCTTCTCGAGGAGGTCCAGGCGGACCTCGAGTCCATCGAGGACGACGTGGCTTCGATGGACGATCGAGTGGGTGGAACCGAAAGCCGCCTCGGGGACGTCGAAACCGACCTCGATGCGGTGACGGCCGACGTCTCGGACGTCGAGGACGACGTCGAAACCGTCGAAGGCGACCTCGAGGATGTTTCGACCGATCTCGTAACCGTCGAGGACGACCTCGAGGACGTCCGGGCGGAGGTCACCGACATCCAGGAGTGGCGCAACCAACTCGGATCGATGTTCTCGGAGTAA